From the Flavobacterium galactosidilyticum genome, one window contains:
- a CDS encoding glycoside hydrolase family 10 protein encodes MKSIKILILVLFFQTNIFSQQLQKRDMRAAWISTVDNIDWPSKPGLSDQEMKGEMIRILDNLRSYNLNTVVFQIRPTADAYYKSSKEPASHWITGTQGVAPGFDPLQLMIDEAGKRGMSVHVWLNPYRVQKDTTIDVLSKSHLYFKKPELFLTYGKTRYFNPGYQETRDFVAGVVGEIVRNYDIQAIHMDDYFYPYKIVGEEFPDDKAFATEPRQFKDKEDWRRDNVDLIIKQIRDTIIANKPEVEFGISPFGVWRNKSKDSEGSNTVAGATNYDDLYANILKWQKENWIDYVTPQLYWHIGFDRADFEVLAKWWAAHKYGANVYIGLGDYKISKTAKEIEWRSTDQIVKQLEMIRSLPLIDGSMHFTANVFGKLGDSFRKPLLEKQYKYIALTPESNRITRIKPQPPMETSVLKKENKMVLSWKPGKDNKKYVIYRFSNGKITDFSNPENIYYVTTATNLEVPNADFQNYIYAVSALSTTQTESYPVQFNQVKK; translated from the coding sequence ATGAAGAGTATAAAAATTTTAATTCTAGTATTATTTTTTCAAACGAATATTTTTAGTCAACAACTCCAAAAAAGAGACATGCGTGCTGCATGGATATCAACTGTTGATAATATAGATTGGCCGTCAAAACCAGGACTCTCAGACCAAGAAATGAAAGGGGAGATGATTCGGATTTTGGATAATTTAAGGTCATATAATTTGAATACTGTTGTTTTTCAAATTCGCCCTACGGCAGATGCGTATTATAAATCTTCTAAGGAACCTGCTTCTCATTGGATTACCGGAACGCAAGGAGTTGCTCCTGGTTTTGATCCGCTGCAATTAATGATTGACGAAGCTGGTAAAAGAGGAATGAGTGTACATGTTTGGCTCAATCCGTATCGCGTACAAAAAGACACTACTATAGATGTTCTTAGCAAATCACATTTGTATTTTAAAAAGCCAGAACTGTTTCTCACTTATGGAAAAACGAGATATTTTAATCCAGGTTACCAAGAAACCAGAGATTTTGTAGCTGGAGTAGTAGGGGAGATTGTTCGAAATTATGACATTCAAGCCATACACATGGACGATTATTTTTATCCTTATAAAATAGTAGGCGAAGAATTTCCTGACGATAAGGCTTTTGCTACTGAACCGCGACAATTTAAAGACAAAGAGGATTGGAGAAGGGACAATGTAGATTTGATTATCAAGCAAATAAGAGATACGATAATTGCCAATAAACCAGAGGTTGAATTTGGAATTTCCCCTTTTGGAGTATGGCGAAATAAGTCCAAAGATTCAGAAGGTTCGAATACTGTTGCTGGTGCTACAAATTATGATGATTTGTATGCCAATATTTTAAAATGGCAAAAAGAAAACTGGATTGATTATGTAACGCCTCAATTGTATTGGCATATAGGTTTTGATAGAGCTGATTTTGAAGTTTTAGCAAAATGGTGGGCAGCACACAAATATGGAGCGAATGTTTATATTGGCTTAGGTGATTACAAAATTTCTAAAACCGCTAAAGAAATCGAATGGAGAAGTACAGATCAAATAGTAAAGCAGTTAGAAATGATTCGATCCTTGCCACTAATTGATGGTTCCATGCATTTTACGGCTAACGTTTTTGGAAAACTAGGGGATTCATTTAGAAAACCGCTGCTCGAAAAACAATATAAATATATCGCTCTAACACCCGAATCAAATAGAATTACGAGAATTAAACCACAGCCGCCAATGGAAACTTCGGTTCTTAAAAAAGAGAACAAAATGGTTCTTAGTTGGAAGCCTGGAAAAGACAATAAAAAGTATGTCATTTATAGATTTAGCAACGGTAAAATAACTGATTTTTCTAATCCTGAAAATATTTATTACGTAACTACTGCGACAAATTTAGAGGTGCCAAATGCTGATTTCCAAAATTATATTTATGCTGTTTCTGCATTGAGCACAACTCAAACAGAAAGTTATCCTGTACAATTTAATCAAGTAAAAAAATGA
- a CDS encoding beta-N-acetylhexosaminidase: MKIYLLLIAVFLSSLNTVNAQKLDIIPKPVKIEQQLGVFLIPSEVHIIVDKKIKNSTNYIGSEFLKNTGTTPKISIGKKHHKNGIQFLVDDKLSIPNDGYTLSIDKTGVIIKGNSPNGLRNGFQTLLQICSAKDVKKGTIPYVQIEDYPRFEWRGMMLDVSRQFFDKETVKNYIDWLAAHKMNVFHWHLTDDNGWRVEIKSMPDLTLKGGFRGPGEVLLPSYGSGNKRYGGYYTQEDIKEVVAYGLKRGVSIMPEIEIPGHSRAVTASYPEIGCVTEQETKSVQGEVKNVWCVGREENFEILDGIIKEFTAMFPFEYIHIAGDEVNRANWEQCPKCKAVMAKEGYTDTFQLQNYFFRRIEKIVEKYHRKSAGWNEIMKGGELSPKTEIFAWQGISYGIESAKKGHPTIMIPGQYTYFDMAQSETERGHRWAAIIDTKRVYSFEPVPENDLSLGEQKLIKGVQGALWSEYLDLPARFMEYQSYPRITALSEIAWSKKEDKNWKDFYGRLTNSHLQRLANMGIAFRDFPPTAIYKNGNITVTLPYEGAVVRYDSQGNEPTRESPLYLNPIQTKDYEKYMFRTFFNETAASPAVKVEKLPVANWNTSKAETLNVSENISENIDKNGIWYLTFDAESDASNNGSIKAVSLFENDKLIQTESAARTLKSKPRLRFVIENYNEKNSYRLDFTVENKEAKQSAAKVNFDCSPYQEPEVKVTSSMAENPKFPFSKLEDFNIETYLRTDVPCVNGDWILYTFTKPVTSSKIDVLTGIPHHPRFIISDGHVEYSYNGVDFIKGDSFDYGNASIFPKQPVKAVKIVITGTNNEPIMAGQDLRINP; encoded by the coding sequence ATGAAAATATATCTGCTACTAATTGCTGTTTTTTTAAGTTCATTAAATACAGTAAACGCTCAAAAACTAGATATTATTCCGAAACCTGTCAAAATAGAACAGCAGTTAGGAGTGTTTCTAATTCCGTCAGAAGTACATATTATTGTTGACAAAAAGATAAAAAATAGCACTAATTATATTGGTAGTGAGTTTCTGAAAAATACGGGAACTACTCCAAAAATTTCAATTGGAAAAAAGCATCACAAAAATGGAATTCAGTTTTTAGTAGATGATAAATTGAGCATTCCCAATGATGGTTACACTTTGAGTATTGACAAAACAGGTGTTATTATTAAAGGGAATTCTCCAAACGGATTACGGAATGGTTTTCAAACATTACTTCAAATTTGTTCTGCCAAAGACGTGAAAAAAGGAACAATTCCTTATGTGCAAATAGAAGATTATCCTCGTTTTGAATGGCGCGGAATGATGCTTGATGTTTCAAGACAGTTTTTTGATAAAGAAACTGTTAAAAATTACATCGACTGGTTAGCAGCGCATAAAATGAATGTCTTTCATTGGCATCTTACCGATGATAATGGTTGGAGAGTAGAAATTAAATCGATGCCAGATTTAACTTTAAAAGGTGGATTTAGAGGTCCAGGGGAAGTTTTGTTACCTTCTTATGGTTCGGGAAATAAGCGTTACGGAGGTTATTACACCCAAGAAGATATCAAAGAAGTAGTAGCTTATGGTCTAAAACGCGGAGTTTCAATTATGCCCGAAATTGAAATTCCAGGACACTCTCGAGCTGTAACTGCATCTTATCCTGAAATTGGTTGTGTTACAGAACAGGAAACAAAAAGTGTTCAGGGAGAAGTAAAAAATGTATGGTGCGTTGGTCGTGAAGAAAATTTTGAAATTTTAGATGGAATTATCAAAGAATTTACAGCAATGTTTCCTTTTGAATACATTCATATTGCAGGCGATGAGGTGAATCGTGCGAATTGGGAGCAATGTCCAAAATGTAAAGCAGTAATGGCAAAGGAAGGATATACAGATACTTTTCAGTTGCAGAATTATTTCTTTAGACGCATCGAAAAAATTGTTGAAAAATACCATAGAAAGTCGGCGGGCTGGAACGAAATTATGAAAGGTGGGGAGTTAAGTCCTAAAACCGAGATTTTTGCTTGGCAAGGTATAAGCTACGGAATAGAATCTGCCAAAAAAGGGCATCCCACTATTATGATTCCAGGACAATATACCTATTTTGATATGGCACAGTCTGAAACCGAAAGAGGTCATCGTTGGGCTGCGATTATCGATACTAAAAGAGTGTATTCGTTTGAACCAGTTCCTGAAAATGACTTGTCATTAGGCGAGCAAAAATTAATAAAAGGGGTTCAAGGTGCTTTATGGAGCGAATATCTTGATCTGCCAGCTCGATTTATGGAATACCAAAGTTATCCACGAATTACGGCTTTATCTGAAATAGCTTGGTCTAAAAAAGAAGATAAAAACTGGAAAGATTTTTATGGAAGATTGACTAATAGTCATTTGCAACGATTAGCAAATATGGGAATTGCTTTTAGAGACTTTCCACCAACAGCAATTTATAAAAATGGAAATATTACTGTAACTCTGCCTTATGAAGGAGCTGTTGTTCGTTACGATTCGCAAGGAAACGAACCTACAAGAGAGTCCCCTTTGTATTTAAATCCAATTCAAACGAAGGATTATGAGAAATATATGTTTAGAACTTTTTTTAATGAGACTGCCGCAAGTCCTGCTGTAAAAGTAGAGAAACTGCCAGTTGCAAATTGGAACACATCTAAAGCGGAAACGCTAAATGTTTCGGAAAATATTTCGGAAAATATTGATAAAAATGGAATTTGGTATCTCACTTTTGATGCAGAATCTGACGCATCTAATAATGGAAGTATCAAAGCAGTTTCCCTTTTTGAAAATGATAAATTGATACAAACGGAGTCAGCAGCAAGAACTTTAAAATCAAAACCTCGTTTGCGATTTGTGATTGAAAATTACAACGAAAAAAATAGCTATCGTTTGGATTTTACTGTTGAAAATAAAGAAGCAAAACAATCAGCAGCGAAGGTAAATTTCGATTGCTCTCCCTATCAGGAACCAGAAGTAAAAGTAACTTCATCGATGGCAGAAAACCCGAAATTTCCGTTTTCTAAGCTGGAAGATTTCAATATCGAAACGTATTTGCGTACCGATGTTCCTTGTGTGAATGGTGATTGGATTTTATACACATTTACGAAGCCTGTTACTTCTTCTAAAATTGATGTCTTGACTGGAATTCCACATCATCCGCGCTTTATTATTAGTGACGGTCACGTGGAGTACTCTTACAATGGTGTTGATTTTATAAAGGGAGATAGCTTTGATTATGGTAATGCATCCATCTTTCCTAAGCAACCGGTAAAAGCAGTGAAAATTGTAATTACTGGAACAAATAACGAACCTATTATGGCAGGACAAGATTTGAGAATTAATCCGTAA
- a CDS encoding serine hydrolase domain-containing protein: protein MKNTTIKILLVFVVLLGISCSSVKKSSKSFDTKTNEVYIDSMMSNALEKGFFPGAQISVGSKDSILILKNYGYHDYSKKELVKTEDVYDLASMSKVLGATLVAMRLVGDNKIKLQDKLGDVVAVYKSTAISDLTLFELLTHTTGLKSGITFYQSLLSTPDGSPLLSSQKSDVYIELFDNMYVNKNIVYDTKYLSFEPRDNYIQVYKNMWLNPDFYKTIYEKIGLANTNTRGNYLYSDLNLILVQQMMESKTGMKLDQLVKQNYNDLGISKIGYNPLKWTSDQNVTPTEFDPFFRKDTIKGYVHDEAAAILGGVSGNAGLFANAESISVICQMLLNNGKYAGKQILEKKVVREFIKSPLVKKGIYRGLGFDKRKPDAFYQENDFGHTGFTGTFFFMNPDNNQFLIILTNRVNPTRTNKLMYNDNFSSKIWKQINN, encoded by the coding sequence ATGAAAAATACAACAATTAAAATACTTCTTGTTTTCGTAGTTTTGTTAGGAATTAGCTGTAGTTCGGTAAAAAAATCAAGTAAATCTTTCGACACTAAAACGAATGAAGTTTATATCGATTCGATGATGAGTAATGCACTTGAAAAAGGTTTTTTCCCCGGAGCTCAAATTAGTGTTGGTAGTAAAGATTCTATCCTTATTTTGAAAAATTATGGCTACCACGACTATTCAAAAAAAGAGCTGGTAAAAACGGAAGATGTGTACGACTTGGCTTCTATGTCTAAAGTTTTAGGAGCGACTCTTGTAGCGATGCGGTTAGTTGGTGATAATAAAATAAAATTGCAAGACAAATTAGGAGATGTGGTTGCAGTTTATAAAAGCACAGCTATTTCTGACCTGACACTTTTTGAATTATTAACGCATACAACAGGGCTTAAATCAGGAATTACTTTTTATCAAAGTTTGCTTTCTACACCTGACGGATCACCATTATTAAGTAGTCAAAAATCCGATGTTTATATTGAATTATTTGACAATATGTATGTCAACAAAAACATTGTTTACGATACAAAATACTTGTCATTTGAACCAAGAGATAATTACATTCAAGTTTATAAAAACATGTGGTTGAATCCAGATTTTTATAAAACGATTTATGAAAAAATAGGGTTAGCCAATACTAATACACGAGGGAATTATTTATACAGTGACCTCAATTTGATTCTCGTTCAACAAATGATGGAATCAAAAACAGGTATGAAACTAGATCAATTAGTCAAACAAAATTATAATGATTTAGGTATCTCAAAAATTGGATACAATCCTTTAAAATGGACTTCTGACCAAAATGTGACACCAACGGAATTTGATCCTTTTTTTAGAAAAGATACGATTAAAGGATATGTGCATGATGAAGCAGCAGCTATTTTAGGAGGAGTTTCTGGAAATGCAGGATTATTTGCCAATGCAGAATCCATTTCTGTGATTTGCCAAATGCTGCTTAATAATGGAAAGTATGCAGGTAAACAAATCTTAGAAAAAAAAGTAGTTAGAGAATTTATAAAATCGCCGTTGGTAAAAAAAGGAATTTATCGTGGACTTGGTTTTGACAAACGAAAACCAGATGCGTTTTATCAAGAGAATGATTTTGGTCATACCGGTTTTACGGGAACTTTTTTCTTTATGAATCCAGATAATAATCAGTTTTTAATTATTCTTACTAATCGTGTCAATCCAACGCGAACTAACAAACTGATGTATAATGATAATTTTTCTTCTAAAATTTGGAAGCAAATAAATAATTGA
- a CDS encoding amino acid permease has product MALNGLFRKKTVQDILKQVEKNNADGHDALGKHLTARDLTAFGIAAIVGAGIFSTIGKASADGGPAVIFLFLFTAIACSFAAFAYAEFASMVPVSGSAYTYSYVAFGEIIAWIIGWALIMEYSVGNITVAISWSDYFTGLLKSGGIELPQWVQMDFLTASHGFKDATALMQGGKEFANLSPALQDAYTAWTTSPMIGSFHFVADLPALLIIVLITALIYRGMKESRNASNIMVVVKLCVVLLVIAVGIFYVDTANWDPFAPNGVTGVLKGVSAVFFAYIGFDAISTTAEECKDPQRDLPRGMMWAIIICTLLYIAIALVLTGMVNFSLLNVGDPLAFVFQELDLKWMSGIIAVSAVVAMASVLLVFQMGQPRIWMSMSRDGLLPKRFSRVHPKYKTPSYATIVTGFVVAVPALFLNLTLVTDLCSIGTLFAFVLVCAGVLVLQNRTDIPRGKFKTPYVNSKFIMPVLIIIGLVFAFGYNKKATMDFITNETQVNNAEAIVTSLNKEETQKVYDYLVSIDPQNKTVGNPDLEVLLSKYHKDDATYSNVIAGLPIADSIKYESGFSLFKHKIPMWIFLIVLAGLVVWSFKSNLSLIPLLGLICCLYMMAELSVWNWIYFGIWLLIGLVIYFGFSHKNSKLNDVEA; this is encoded by the coding sequence ATGGCGTTAAATGGTTTATTTAGAAAAAAAACAGTTCAAGATATCTTAAAGCAAGTTGAAAAGAATAATGCGGATGGACATGATGCTCTTGGTAAACATTTGACTGCAAGAGATTTGACTGCATTTGGTATTGCAGCAATTGTAGGAGCAGGTATTTTCAGCACTATTGGAAAAGCAAGTGCTGACGGAGGACCTGCTGTAATATTTCTATTCTTATTTACTGCTATTGCTTGTAGTTTTGCCGCTTTTGCCTATGCTGAATTTGCTTCTATGGTTCCCGTTTCTGGGAGTGCCTATACCTATTCTTATGTTGCTTTTGGTGAAATAATAGCTTGGATTATAGGTTGGGCATTGATTATGGAATATTCTGTAGGAAATATAACAGTTGCCATATCGTGGAGTGATTATTTTACAGGATTGCTCAAAAGTGGTGGTATTGAATTGCCACAATGGGTTCAAATGGATTTTTTAACCGCTTCTCATGGATTTAAGGATGCTACGGCATTGATGCAAGGAGGTAAAGAATTTGCAAATTTGAGTCCTGCTTTGCAAGATGCTTATACAGCTTGGACGACTTCACCAATGATAGGTTCTTTTCATTTTGTAGCTGATCTTCCCGCTTTATTGATTATCGTTTTAATTACTGCATTGATTTATCGTGGTATGAAAGAGTCCCGAAATGCGAGTAATATCATGGTAGTTGTTAAATTATGTGTGGTACTATTAGTTATTGCCGTAGGGATATTTTATGTCGATACTGCTAATTGGGATCCTTTTGCACCAAACGGTGTTACGGGAGTTTTAAAAGGAGTTTCCGCAGTGTTTTTTGCCTATATTGGTTTTGATGCTATTTCTACAACCGCTGAAGAATGTAAAGATCCGCAACGTGATTTACCTAGAGGAATGATGTGGGCCATAATTATATGTACCCTTTTGTATATTGCGATTGCTTTGGTATTGACTGGAATGGTGAATTTTAGTTTATTAAATGTAGGTGATCCATTAGCTTTTGTTTTTCAAGAATTAGATCTTAAATGGATGTCAGGAATTATTGCAGTTAGTGCGGTGGTAGCCATGGCAAGTGTTTTATTAGTTTTCCAGATGGGACAACCTCGTATCTGGATGAGTATGAGTCGTGATGGATTATTGCCAAAACGTTTTTCAAGAGTACATCCTAAATATAAAACTCCTTCTTATGCAACGATCGTTACTGGTTTTGTTGTAGCGGTTCCCGCTTTATTTTTGAACTTAACATTAGTTACAGATTTGTGCAGTATTGGAACTTTATTTGCATTTGTGTTGGTTTGTGCGGGAGTACTAGTTTTACAAAATAGAACGGATATTCCTCGTGGAAAGTTTAAAACACCATATGTAAATTCTAAATTTATAATGCCCGTTTTAATAATTATTGGATTAGTATTTGCTTTTGGTTACAACAAAAAAGCAACTATGGATTTCATTACAAATGAAACTCAAGTTAACAATGCTGAAGCTATTGTAACTTCGTTAAATAAAGAAGAGACTCAAAAAGTGTACGATTATTTAGTCAGTATTGATCCTCAAAATAAAACGGTTGGGAATCCAGATTTAGAAGTTTTATTAAGTAAATATCATAAAGATGATGCTACCTATTCAAATGTAATTGCTGGTTTACCAATAGCGGATTCTATAAAATACGAAAGCGGATTTAGTTTGTTCAAACACAAAATTCCAATGTGGATTTTTCTAATTGTTTTGGCAGGCTTAGTAGTTTGGTCTTTTAAATCGAATTTATCTCTGATACCATTATTAGGATTAATTTGTTGCTTGTATATGATGGCCGAATTGAGTGTTTGGAACTGGATTTATTTCGGAATTTGGCTATTGATAGGACTGGTTATTTATTTTGGCTTTAGTCATAAAAATAGTAAACTGAATGATGTAGAAGCTTAG
- a CDS encoding metallophosphoesterase family protein — translation MKILHTADWHLGKKLDHFSRLDEQRLVMNEICEIADNQNADLVIVAGDLFDTFNPPVEAVDLLYKTLKRLTNSGKRPVIAIAGNHDSPDRIDSPNPLARECGILFVGNPDIAIPCITIENGFEIIQSENGFIEIKLPQYDFPIRIITTPYANEMRLKTYLGAENKEEQLNQLLQDSWSTIANKYCDNKGVNILTTHLYMLKRGGEILEEPDGEKPLRIGNADIVYSDCIPHQIQYTALGHLHRFQNVGGHPSPVVYSSSPLSYSFSEAGQDKKVVLIEVQPHEAVQYTAIPLQSGRVLHRKRFESIDDAVEWLLANPYCLVELTLVSDTFFATQDLKRIHESHDGIIFIIPVLIKNTIEELNTPKVNLEQDIQGLFTDYFKSKHKQEPNEELLDLFNEIIGSQAKNE, via the coding sequence ATGAAAATACTGCATACTGCCGATTGGCATTTAGGAAAAAAACTGGATCATTTTTCCCGTTTGGACGAACAAAGATTGGTGATGAATGAAATTTGCGAAATTGCAGATAATCAAAATGCAGATCTTGTTATAGTTGCAGGTGATTTATTTGATACCTTCAATCCGCCAGTCGAAGCAGTTGATTTACTATATAAGACCTTAAAGAGATTAACTAATAGTGGTAAACGGCCAGTTATTGCTATTGCAGGAAATCACGATAGTCCAGATAGAATTGATTCTCCTAATCCTTTAGCGCGAGAATGCGGAATTCTGTTTGTAGGAAATCCAGATATTGCAATTCCCTGTATAACTATTGAAAATGGATTTGAAATCATACAATCAGAAAATGGTTTTATAGAAATAAAATTACCGCAATATGATTTTCCGATACGCATAATTACAACTCCTTACGCTAATGAAATGCGTTTGAAAACCTATTTAGGTGCCGAGAATAAAGAAGAGCAATTGAATCAATTATTACAGGATTCATGGTCAACAATCGCTAATAAATATTGCGACAACAAAGGAGTAAATATATTGACCACACATTTATATATGTTAAAACGTGGTGGTGAAATCCTGGAAGAACCAGATGGCGAAAAGCCATTGCGAATAGGGAATGCCGACATTGTTTATAGCGATTGTATTCCGCACCAAATACAATATACCGCTCTAGGACATTTGCATCGTTTTCAAAACGTAGGCGGTCATCCTAGTCCTGTAGTGTATTCCAGCAGTCCATTGTCTTATAGTTTTTCAGAAGCAGGACAAGATAAAAAAGTAGTCCTAATCGAAGTACAACCTCATGAAGCGGTTCAATACACTGCAATCCCATTGCAGTCTGGCAGAGTTTTACACCGCAAACGATTTGAATCTATTGATGATGCAGTCGAGTGGTTATTAGCAAATCCGTATTGTTTAGTTGAATTGACTTTAGTAAGTGATACTTTTTTTGCGACTCAGGATTTAAAAAGAATTCACGAAAGTCATGACGGAATTATTTTTATTATTCCAGTTTTAATTAAAAATACTATTGAAGAATTAAATACACCAAAAGTAAATCTAGAGCAAGATATTCAGGGATTATTTACCGATTATTTTAAATCCAAACACAAACAGGAACCTAACGAAGAACTGTTGGATTTATTTAATGAAATTATTGGAAGTCAAGCTAAAAACGAATAA